The genomic DNA CACCAGCTTTATTGTTGAGGCTGATGTGTCATCACCTGGAGAAAAATATcctacttttattgtattgattcgtAAAGCCAAACCTTTTTCTAACTAGCTTAAGATATACTAGTGTTTTGCAATTTGCAGTTTAAAAAGGTACATCATAATCACTGTTCTAACGTTGAAATCTACATTTTAGGAGGTTGAGACTATGTTGGTGCGGTATTTAGCACCCtaacataccgatctaaaccagaaagataaaTCGATTACTTAACTAGGAATTCGGTCCAGCCCTAATTAATAGTTTATTAGAGGCCTGTTCGGAGAAGGAGGCCCAGCCCCGAAGATGGAGAGCCGACTTCTCAATTCGCCCTGTGACcgacttgaagaagaaggagcaacTTTCCATATCTTCGTTTGAGttataaggaaagttaatatattctGTAATCTAGCAAAAAGTATAAATAaggggagacttctccattgtaatcatccagcaattaatacaaaaatcactctctctttgttcttgcaaaaccctaatttgagcCCTAAGAGATCTAAACCCCTTCTCCGATTTCTAGCTTTAATCGAGTTTCTGGAGACATAACTTCtgtgaatttgtttcccccctaaaacaaattcattgtaaAAACTCATAATCTTTTTACTGATCAGcagaaaatttaaaagtttctagttgaaaatttaaaagtttctagttgaaaatttaaaagtttctaGTTTAAATGCAGTCCAAATATGTTTACTATGAAGCATTTGTTgggatttttttagtttataaataCGTACCGGGATACCACGAACCGGGCGAGAAACATACCGGAAACCGACCGAGTAGCTACCTAAACCGGGTTATTCGTGTAGCGATAAACCGGTTAAGCCTCTTTCGTTTTGGTAGTTCCTCGGAGCTGTTCACTGGACTCGCTGACTCAGCGACGTGTCTCCGGTGAGCAAAAGCAAGACGACGGTGTTTATAGCTATGGAGATCGAAGAGGTAGAGACAGCAAAGAATCGATGCAAATCGGTTATAAGAACAATAGAGAAGCTTCCTATATCAACATCCATCACTGCTTCATGCCGTCGCACTCTCCTTAAGCTTGCTTCCTCCGAGCTCTCCTtcctctcgtctctctcttccTCCGATCCTTCTCTACAGCCTCTCAGGTTTCTCTGATTTcgatcatctctttcttttatcaCTCTCTGATTCtgactttttgattttttttttctttctccgcAGTGTTAACATTGGCCACATTGAGTCAGTTGTACGGATTTTGCAGTTTCCGTCTATCACCGGCGTTTCACGCGTTTGCAAACCGATTCCTCTTCCGATTGGTGGGGTTCATGTTGATGTCGTATGTACTCTCGGGAAAGTTCCTGTATGGATCATCGTCTCCGATAGAAACCCTAGGTATATCTCCTGGAGTGGAGACCGCCATGGAAACAAAGGTTTAAAGTCGAGAATCGAACAGATTCTTGCCGCTGCTAATTCCACAGCCACGCTTAAACCTTCTTCGGTGATTCTCTTCTTCGCAAACGGTCTGCCTTCTTCAATTTACGAGAAATTGAAAAACGAATTTGGAGCTGTGTGTTTTGATTTCGATGTCGGTTCGGATTTAGATTGCGAGGAAACGGTGGAAGGAGACTGGGTTAACGTCGTGCGGACTAGATCATATGAAGAAGCAGTTTCTGTTGAGATCAAGCTCATTGATCAATGTGA from Camelina sativa cultivar DH55 chromosome 7, Cs, whole genome shotgun sequence includes the following:
- the LOC104702037 gene encoding UPF0415 protein C7orf25 homolog produces the protein MEIEEVETAKNRCKSVIRTIEKLPISTSITASCRRTLLKLASSELSFLSSLSSSDPSLQPLSVNIGHIESVVRILQFPSITGVSRVCKPIPLPIGGVHVDVVCTLGKVPVWIIVSDRNPRYISWSGDRHGNKGLKSRIEQILAAANSTATLKPSSVILFFANGLPSSIYEKLKNEFGAVCFDFDVGSDLDCEETVEGDWVNVVRTRSYEEAVSVEIKLIDQCDNDSPFTEPEVVVQAEDAELSPKEDDFSYVISSMRLLGEDCFINFDTTALVALVSGISNGCAERIVDTPEIDLEEKFKGNTVFVIAQARSEIESPVLVKMGTVLSGKRGIVCESVLSEFKELVSMYAGPNEKRRAEQLLKSLMVVNDNPTERVKSLPTTRKLAMKNKTVFGTGDRWGAPTLTANMAFVRAVAQSGMSLSTIDHGPRALTGD